From the Carya illinoinensis cultivar Pawnee chromosome 4, C.illinoinensisPawnee_v1, whole genome shotgun sequence genome, one window contains:
- the LOC122307107 gene encoding 3beta-hydroxysteroid-dehydrogenase/decarboxylase-like, protein MVVEERWCVVTGGRGFAARHLVEKLIAYDMFSVRIADLGPTIDLEPTEEKGPLGEALRSGRAVYVQTDLRKKAHVVKACEGAEVVFHMAAPNSSINNYQLHHSVNVEGTKNVIDACTELKVKRLIYTSSPSVVFDGIHGIFNGDESLSYPAKHNDSYSATKAEGEALVIKSNGTNGLLTCCIRPSSIFGPGDKLLVPSLVAAGRAGKSKFIIGDGNNIYDFTYVENVAHAHICAERALASEGMVAEKAAGQAYFVTNMEPIKFWEFVSLILEGLGYEGPRIKIPAFVMMPIAHMVEWTYRLFGPYGMKVPQLTPSRIRLLSCSRSFNCSKAKDLLGYEPIVSLQDGIKRTIESYSHLRAEHLHKRGPSRASVYLGSGRVADMLLWRDKRQTLTALLLLVAIYYNFIASGFILLSGLSKLLLATSIFLFIHGILPEKIMGYTVEKIPPSRFHLSEKKSRIVASSVASTWNAAVNILKYLSMGKDWVLFLKVVLSLLLLSFLGTISLQSFFVIGLPVAFIAFYVYEKKEQEIDSLVLGTLSLGCKLKSDVVKKFVTSKKSD, encoded by the exons ATGGTAGTGGAGGAGAGATGGTGCGTGGTGACGGGAGGGAGAGGATTTGCTGCTCGGCATTTGGTGGAAAAGCTTATCGCCTACGATATGTTTTCCGTGCGAATTGCCGACTTGGGTCCCACGATTGACCTTGAACCAACCGAGGAGAAGGGCCCCCTCGGCGAAGCCTTACGCTCTGGACGCGCCGTGTATGTTCAGACCGATCTCCGAAAGAAGGCCCATGTGGTGAAAG CATGTGAAGGAGCGGAGGTCGTATTCCACATGGCTGCGCCAAATTCATCGATTAACAATTATCAGCTGCATCATTCGGTGAATGTGGAAG ggacaaaaaatgttattgatGCTTGCACTGAGCTAAAAGTAAAGAGATTGATTTATACTAGCTCTCCTAGTGTGGTCTTTGATGGGATTCATGGGATTTTCAATGGGGATGAGTCATTGTCATATCCGGCTAAG CACAACGACTCGTATTCAGCAACTAAAGCTGAAGGAGAGGCATTGGTAATCAAATCAAATGGGACTAATGGACTTTTAACATGCTGTATACGTCCTAGCAGCATTTTTGGCCCTGGAGATAAGTTGTTGGTTCCATCTTTAGTTGCTGCTGGAAGGGCGGGGAAATCTAAG TTCATTATTGGTGATGGAAACAACATTTATGACTTTACTTATGTTGAAAATGTGGCACATGCCCATATATGTGCTGAGCGAGCTCTTGCATCGGAAGGGATGGTTGCAGAAAAAGCTGCAGGGCAG GCATATTTTGTCACCAACATGGAACCTATAAAATTTTGGgagtttgtttctcttattTTGGAAGGGCTTGGCTATGAGGG GCCAAGAATAAAGATCCCTGCCTTTGTCATGATGCCAATTGCACATATGGTGGAGTGGACATATAGACTGTTTGGCCCATATGGGATGAAGGTTCCACAGTTGACACCTTCAAGAATAAGACTCCTATCTTGCAGCAGATCTTTTAATTGTTCAAAAGCAAAGGATCTACTTGGCTATGAACCCATCGTCTCCCTTCAG GATGGTATAAAGAGGACAATTGAGTCATACTCACACTTGAGGGCTGAGCATCTACACAAAAGAGGACCTTCGAGAGCTTCCGTATATCTTGGAAGTGGAAGGG TTGCTGACATGTTACTCTGGAGGGATAAAAGGCAGACACTTACTGCCTTATTACTATTGGTTGCAATTTACTACAACTTCATTGCATCTGGATTTATCCTCCTAAGCGGCCTTTCAAAGCTTCTTTTGGCAACCTCAATATTCTTGTTTATCCATGGCATTTTACCAGAAAAGAT AATGGGATATACAGTGGAGAAAATACCCCCATCACGTTTTCATTTGTCTGAAAAGAAGTCAAGAATAGTTGCTTCATCAGTGGCGTCAACTTGGAATGCTGCTGTTAATATTTTAAAGTATCTTTCAATGGGAAAGGACTGGGTTCTGTTCCTTAAG GTTGTTCTCTCTCTATTGCTTCTTAGCTTCCTTGGAACCATTTCACTTCAGAGCTTTTTTGTCATAG GACTTCCAGTTGCCTTTATAGCCTTTTATGTGTATGAGAAAAAGGAGCAGGAAATCGATTCTTTGGTTCTGGGAACTCTTTCTCTCGGATGCAAGTTGAAGTCAGATGTTGTCAAGAAATTTGTTACTTCCAAGAAGAGTGATTGA